Below is a genomic region from Ziziphus jujuba cultivar Dongzao chromosome 7, ASM3175591v1.
TGCAATGAAGTTTGCTTCGAATGCTTACATCAAGATATCattgaaattataattaaacaaaaacctaGTTAGCACAAACCTTTTACATATCTCTGAATTAATTGCGCTGGAAGTATATAATCTCCAGCAGAAGGGCTTGTTATTTTTAATGGCTGTCCCATGTCATGCATATCAGATCCTGCAGATCCTAAATCCTCTGGTGATGATATAGGCTGCATCCTTTTGTCTTCAAGACCAACCATAACAGGATTCTCTAAACTAATTTTAGCAAGATGATTTACTTTTTCATTTAGTGTAGCTGATAAAAGCAAATTCTGCCTCGGAAATTCAGACACACTTGAGGCTGAATTATTCATGCTAGTGGAGTCATGTTGCCTAGAACCCAAAATATCTAGAATTTCTTCTATTTCTTTGCCAAATCCTAATTCCAGAATCCTGTCAAGGAGTACACAGTGCAAAGGAAGGCAAAGTGCAAAAAATGGTCAGGATACATTATTGTACATGTTCTGGGTAAAGTTAGAAATTATAGTTGATTGTATATCGTACATATCTGCTTCATCAAAAATTATCCATCGCAAATTTGTGTGCAAGAATGATGTTGTGTTCTTTAGGTGATCCAAGAGTCGTCCAGGAGTTGCAACAAGAATAGATATGCCTGAAGATGATAAAGTGTGAGAGAAAACATACATTTGATAAGGAACTTaatgaagagaaaatatttgctaaaaaacCTAATAACAtacaaattttctatataactAGAGACCACCCATTAAAGTCTCAACATATTTAGAGAGACGTatttgaaaatctaaaaaaaaaaaaaaaaaaaaagattctaaaTAACTATACAAGTATCCTACCTTTGCGCAACCTGGCTTTCTCTTTTGATCTGTTTTCACCACCCATTATGTAACCTGGAACAATCCAATGAAATCGGTGCAATATCTTCTGCAGAATTTCATACACCTGCATGCATAACTCACGCGTTGGTACAAGAACCAACGCTATAACCAACACAGCTTTCAATATTTTGTGattaaaaaggaaggaaaaaccaCACAAAACAGTCACAATTTCCAGCACCATAAACAAAGAAATCATGTTTTCTTAGGTCCTTCAACAATTATTTCCCTATATTATGGGAGTCACAGCTTCCTTGCTCTAAACCAAAATAGttatccataaaataaaataagaaaagaaattgaCACTCCCAAGTTAAATACTTGTTTCAAGAATCTCCTCGAGGTAATTTACGACATAAAAAAATACGTCTACGCATTTTGTGAATACAAATCACGGTATCACTTTCACGAATCAAAACCACCCATAGATTTATAATTGTCTTTACTATTTCAGCAATTTATTGcatttgcttaaaaaaataaatcgttCTTTAATAAAGCAAAGTATACAGTTCAAACAGGCATTGACTGGAATTCCAGATAATAAATGCATGAAAAAAGAATTGACACATTCGTACAGAAAAACAAAACTAGTACCAAAAGTTCCATCAGACCGCTGAATTCGAGGATTGTAGTTCTGCAAGTGGTGAATAACTGGAGCCAAATAAGCAACCGTTTTGCCAGTGCCTGTTGCGGCATTAACAAGTCTGAAATTTTCCCATTAAAGAACAcagacaataaaataataagctCCAAACAAATACAAGActcagattttttttcttttcttttgttttgttttttgaaataaataaaaaatgaagaataatgAAAGAGAAGGATACACATGACGGCCGGATAGAATGGTCGGAATTGCTTGAGCCTGCACTTGTGTAGGGACTTCAAAACCCAGCCTTTCTGTTTTAAAAACAAAGTTTACAGAAGTTACAAACCACAAAGTCTGTGAATTGAAAGCTAATTAATTAAGCTTTTAACTTATTTAAgctccaaacaaaaacaaaaacaaaaacaagaacaaaaaaagcTCTTTTATGAGAAAAGTGGAAACTTTTTGTTATTCTCGTTCAACTAaagattaaatttatataaaccaTAATGCCCAAACTGAGTTCAaaggcagagagagagagagagagaagacctCGGAGCTGTTCGCATAAGGTAGGGTGAAGGCCAATACTGGAGAAAGAACAAGAAGCAAAGATCTCGTTTTTACTTTTGTTGGTAATAATATCTTTGCCTGTGTCCATGGGATTCTCGCGCGTCTTCACCGCCATGCCCTTCAAATATTTGCTCTTCCACTACTTCTTTCAACCTACTGCTGCTGCTTCTTAATTCTCAGACAACACAAGGTCAGGTCAGGGTTCTCCAAATAAAAACGATGTCGTTTtcatatctatgaaattttttttgtttttgggtggttATTCTCGTGGGCTTTATTTGTTTCGATTTGGGCTTGTCTCAGTGGCCAATTTCACAAAGATTCAAAGCAGATTGAATTTTATCGacgacaaaaataataataataaaggtaaAAATTGATCCAACGGTTGTAATCCCATCATGATTGAGATTTCCCACAATTGGCATAGTCATCTGGACCACCTTGCATCCACTGTAAAGTTGACCCAGCTTAAAGTCCACCATAAAAACAAGCGGCAATATTATACGATAGCACCAACGGTCTTGATTTCCAAGAGCAGATATCAAGTGTGTCCTCGTTCCCAGATAATCATTATTATCGAGAAGCGCTTCCGGCTTGCCTGAGCTGCTTCCGCTTCCCTTCGTTGGCCGTGGAACGACGTCTGCGAATTTCCTCTGAAGCAgatcttattaatcaatttgtaaGCTTTGCTACCCCACTTCGCTTCTTTCAGCTCTCTTATTTTACAGGTATTTtccttgttttgtatttttttgggggttgtGGTAGGGCTTTTGcatttggatttggatttgtgAGCAACTGATCCAGCGCCTCATTTTGTTGGGAAAATTAGATGTTATAGATAAATTCGATATCATGAATTTTACAGCTTGGTTGATTTTACCATCTTCGTTTTCCcgaaatttgcaattttttttttttttttttttaacccaagaACAATTAGGTTAATGAAATTGGATTATATGTATTCTAGGTGCTTCTATTTACCAATTTGCTTGAAGCAGCAgcatttatgtaaaaatttggtgaaattttgagtttgatttgtttgcgaAAATTTGGATTCTGTGTTAGTGTAGCAATTTGAGATGGGTCACGAAGATGAGGCTGCTGAAATTGATAGCTTGGAGAAAGGTCTGTTGTCAGATACTGGTTCTCGTCAGGACAATGGAGCTGAAGATGAATCAGTGCTCTATACGGCATCGTTTGATGCGATGGAAGAGAAATTTGTCAAGTACCAAACAGCTCAATGGGTTCTTTACTCTTTGCTTTTGATATTGGCTTGGGGATTGGGCTTGTTTATGTTGCTTTATTTACCAGTTAGGAGATACATACTGCGCAAGGATATTAAATCACGAAAGCTTTATCTTACGCCAGACTCCATTGTGTACAAGGTAAATTTTCAATTCCCATTcaagtttctttcttattttttctttaaatgaaAAACTTTTCTGGGTTCATTAGTTGATTTTGTCAAGTTTGCTGGTTTTCTTTCCCAAATTCAGGATCAGCAGGGACTAACGGTTCTTTTATGAAGTAGTTGTAGTTCTCAACTTTCAACTTTATTTTGTTGAGTTATGGGTTTTCTGGTTTTAAATTAAGCTCTCTTGATGGGTTATcgtatttttaattatagttttgAACATATTTTCTTATGGTAGTTATTCGTTGGTTAACATTTTCATCAATTCGCTGATGTGTTGTCTCTTTAGTTCAGGTTACAAGGCCCGTCCCATTTCCATGTTTTGGGGTattgaagaaagagaagcataTTCTGTTACCTTCAGTAGCTGATATTGTTATTGAACAAGGTAAAATGTTTGTATATTCTCTTTAATAGTGTGCCGAATTTGCAATGTAGTGTAAAATCTTCGTGTTAACTTGAAATTAAAACAATTGGCGTGGTGGTATTATGCAGTTGCTAGCTTGCGGCTGTTACATATTGCTGCTATAAACAAGCCGCTTGAGAATTCAAGAGtccaaattaaattcaaatttgaaagtTGTGGCTTAACTGCAATTCAAATATAATCCAACTGCAATTCAAATATAATCCAACTGCAGTTAGACACATTATAAAGATCTTCCAGTCTTTGGAAATTTGCTTGTCCTTTATCTTTATGAAGTATCATTTTGACTCTGATGTTAATTAATCCTACTGCTAATATATTAGTAGCCTTGAATGTGATCTCAGGATACCTACAGTCTCTTTTTGGCGTCTACTCACTTAGAATAGAGAATGTTGGTATAAGAAGGCCACCGAGTGATGATGTTCAAATCCAGGGAATTGCAAATCCAAGTGCTTTCAGAAAGGTACTATTGAGTCAAATCATAACCGTTTAGTGACTTTTAACTAAAAGATATACTTTACTTCATCTTCCTTCATGCCCCTTCAGGCTGTTTTGATGCGCCTGTCAACTCTGAGGAATGAGGCTTTCTCCAGACAAGTTTCCACAACTGAAGATGTCCCAAGTTTGGcggtaggtttatgttgttcaACTAGGATTTGTGTCTTTGGAACTTCtgcttctctctctcactcaAATTGTCTTACTTTTCCCAGCTGCATATGTCACCATCAAAATCTTTGAGGCAGGATCCTTTATCTCGTTCAGGAGAGCTATTTTTACTGCAAAAGCTAGAGGAGGTTGGCAATTCTGTCAAGGTAAAGTTAActataaatttctttatttgtttgttatttaatttcttaGGTATGTATGCTTTTGTTTTTAACCATAGACATGTCTTTGATGTTTACTACAGAGAGTTCAGACCTTAATTGAGAAGCAACGACCTCAAACATCAGAGCTGATAGAATGAGCACGTAAATTGAAAAATGCACAGTAAGTTTCAACTTTCTTGGCCTATTGTGTGTGCTTTTAAGAACTTGGTAACATGATTTTCTTACTAGTTTAAGGAAATTGGTCACAGATTTCTAAATGCTGTAATCCATTGGTTTGTTGAAAGTCATAAATTTTTCTATTCATGCTTATTTGGATTTTTAACAAGTCTGTGCATGTATTAGCTGTCTGCCTGCTATGTATCCTGGCGTCTTGAAAGAGGAATTTTCTTCTACTAAACAGTCTAGAACTTGGTAACAGATTTAGCAACAGACTCAAATATTTTAGATATATTATCACATATTCACACTTCTGGTAGTATATAGATGATACACAGCATAAGATACTCAGATGAACATTGAGAAAGTTTTCAGGTTTAAGGATCTGGTTTCGTTTGTTTATATGGTAAAATAAATCCAAGACAAGCTGCTTCGACAGGTTTGTACTGGGTTAGACTTGGTTAAACATGCAAGCAAGTCATAATGTGCATTGGAAAATATAAATCAGCTTTTCTCAAATATAACCTCATAGTTCATTTGTTTTGTGCTTCTGTGTGATTTCTGTTTAATACTGTTCAAGTTTTTCACAAACAAGAGATGCTGCTGATTTGAGTTACCCTGATTTTGGTATGTGATACAGGATACAAGATATGGCATAGTGTTCTTTCATACTTATTGATGTAGCACTCTCAAATCGATACACTATATCTGCACATTATGAGCAATTCAGGAGTTGACAATCCCAAAAACGATTCATTGTTGGGTCCTAATGAGTGAAATTTGTTCCCGCTTTTTGGCTGCTGGGTGGTGCCAAGACTGATTCCCCCAATTCCAATTGGTGGTCATTTTGATTTACTCGATTGAATTTGACCATTTACAAGTATAGAAAAGAGTAATCCGTGtaaatttcttctcttttttttatttttttatttttattttttgttttgtggctTTTGGCACCAATGGCCCATGCAGCACTAACACCATTTGGAGCTTGTAAACGGTGCGACATCGTCCAAAATCTGTGACTTTTTAACTGCTAAATTATATACTAGAAAAAGAATTTTCATTCCCCTTATCTGGGAAGGGGATTCTCCTCATGCGCAGTGCATATGCACTTTAATTGTGTTAAAAAGTCACAATGTGGATGTTTTGGATACAGTAGTACCAATTGCAAACGTTAGGGTGTTGATGCTAATTTGATACCATATAAggtaaaatggaaaaatcataaattatatGGGGGTATTGGTGCcaaaaatccaatttttttattgtcttCGTTAAGGTCTTTTCCGTTTGCCTTGCTTACTTTCTTGTAAATCTCCTCTCTTCctgtaataatattttcaacGTTCTCTATATGGtttctaaatttaattgatGCTGTTGAACGTGAAGACTTTTTTAAGTATTAGTGAATTGAATCGATGTACAAAACATAGCATGTGAATTTCGGTCGCATTTAAGTCCGTCCCTcgtgcttcttcttcttctttgttttctttttttcaaaaaaaaaaaaaaaaaaaaaaaattgaaaaagaaaataaaaatcataattccATTCCTCTTAGTTAAACGATGAACAATAAAACGTGGCGGCACACTTTTTAGGAATGAAACAATCCACGAGGCATGTACTCGAAGCAGTTTGTGGGATATGTATCCTTTTCATGGTGTAGAAGGAAAACTAGTAACATATTTCTGGaccagaaagaaagaaaaaaaataaataaatgttggtCCCTAAATATTGTGACGAAAGGAATGAAATGGTCCCAAGgggcctaatttttcctagtcaCCAGCATAACCATCCAATGAGTATCACGTGTCACGTAGCAGGCCCATTGGTGAGGACAAAGTTGAATTTGTTTGTCAACCACGTGAAATAAGTAACGAGTCTCTATGATAAAGTGCTTCATTCAAGTGTGTAtagatttctatatatatacattttttatatttctatatatatatatatatatatacatttttttttcttaaatatatttgcatttttttggtgaatgaagatggtaatatatttgcatatatacgCATACAGGAACTATAGGTGacatttttttcttgtataataTTAGTTCAATTTTATGGGATGTTTATTCATTGTCGTACAGTTCTGTTGGGAAGTTTAATTGCAAGAACTGTAATTGAGCGTAAAATTCTAAACAATAGTTAGAATAAAGTTGTGTGAATAAGAGAGGTAGTTGGCTGTCCTTTCTCTTTGTTTAAGtatgtaaataatattttatgataaatattttttggtggattattttttatatttacatgAGCAAATGTTGTTAGTACGAAGAAAGCAAATTTAGGAATTTGGTTGGGAAGATGGATTTTAGCTTACCAATTTTGACTTCTCATTAAATTCtgtttttctaaacaaaaaaaactatatactatatataaataaatatatatatgtcgagatattaaaattaattttatttaaagttatAATCAAATTAgtgtgaaaaattttattaaaaaataatgcatATATGATATAGGCCATGGTATCGTATATATCCGTTCTGATAACCTCCCATTCACCACCTTCTCAACCACCGCCTGAGTCAACGTACGGTAGAGAATGCAGAACCATCGTAATTATGCTATtccatttgatttttctttctttttatttcgaAACATTGATTTTTCGTCATTGAAAATGGTTTTTCTGAATaaacatgtttttattttattaaattcttttatcGCCCGAAAAATAAAcatgtttatataatattgaattttatcaTAAAGAATTGATTGCTAAATAAGTTAGATGGTTGGCTCACATTAAGTAGAGGCATTGTTTTGTGTCTGCACATCGGAAATTTGGCTGTGCGCTTCGAGTattgttttcaaatttattgAAAACAAACCACTTTTTGCTTACTTATTTATGATGGGAAATTGGTATATACCATGATGTAAGTAAGATGATTTTCTCAGTGTTGGTTTTGTCGTCTAAAAATAATATCTGATCGTCTTTTTAGGtcctttttcatatttttgaatGTTCTGGTTAAATTTTGTATGGTTGTGATTAAATGAATTATTAGTCCGCTCAGTTTCCCATGAACCTTTTTGGActcttaaaattaaatacagTTTATGTATACATTAGGCAGAAATATAGTTGATAACTTGATATTAAATAacgtaaattttcatttacatcattttaattttgccattatttcatttaattttatgttaaaaactcataattaaatctctttttggttttttacacATCAAAACatatctattaattaatttttaccaattaaaaaaattttaatttttttattttacaattaaataacattatgaaaatataattttaatctttaattactaaaattaataggtaaaaacttataaaagctaacaaaataatgttttaaataattctAAGAAAACTAAATGGaagtaaacaattatttttcaattatatgtGATCAATGTGAAATactgataaaaatttaaaaaaatataaatgaaaattttcctatttaataTGGTTGGCAAAGCTTATCAATGAGACGTGTAGATCATTAtgctatttaatatattttatggttttaaaacacacacacacacacatatatatatatatatatatatatattttttttttttgctgaaataaaacgcacatattatatatatatatatatatatcattcttttaaaatctcttTAAGCTTCTTTTGTTTATGTCATCCCTCACGATTGAATCTGGTGTTTTGATTTAAAGTCCAGATttccatattaattaaaaaaataaatttaaatactgCAGTCTCTACTCCATCACAATTGATGTTTCAGTGATAAAAATCCAGCCCTATGGTGCACAATCGCGTGGTGggtaaattattaataaatcctcataaaaaaaataaaaaatcccagttattttttatttttatttttggtgaaaataaaaatatcccgGTTGATTCATCATATTTAGTTGGGTATATTTGGAGATTATGGTATTTATTTTCAGCGAAATCCGGTGGAAAGCTCTGCCGTGTTAAAAAgtgtgaaaaagaaagaagaagagaaaatggTTAAAGGAACAGAAGATAAGATTTTGGACTTTGTGTTAGTTGTAGAAATCAACAAAGTACGTGCGTAGACGCAATAAAATGGGTGTCATTGAAGCAGCGTGACGGTGAAGAGGTTGAATTTGGATCGGACCCAATTGAGTTACCAGTCACAGATTGCGTGACAAAAACATTCTGATTTCTAATTACAAATGTTGGATTGCATGCAATTACATCCTACCACAACTACCGCCATGcatttttttatacattacGTGCTGCTTCTGTAACCTGCAATGTGAAGTTCGTTGAGACTCAGACAACTTCCTCTTGCGTCTCAATATCATATgcactgtttttttatttattaatttttgcaaaaaaatataataattaattaaacttatatatatatatatatatatttatatgtagacCTCATTAAACCTTTCAGGTttcaacaaccaacaacaaaaatactgTCTCTACATTCATTCATCGTTAATTTCTCGAGGAAATTCAGATTttgatttggttataaattcCACTCGTTGACTTTCTTCAAAGGCTAAacctatataaataaatataggacctccaattttcattttggtaactatataattgaaaaattcgactatataaatcaattataatGCATAATATGAACTGTATGTGGTTTAAATTGAAAGCACAATGTTGATAAAGTTCATCGATTCTAAAATTTGAACCAATCAATCATTTCCATTAGTTACCaaaaaagtatttatatatatatatatatataaagaaaaagaaaaagatgggtATTGTAGTCTTTTCAGGTGATAGAAGTGCCTAGGACTAATTTTCTCCATTGCAATATAGGTTATAGCCAGCAATGCATTACATCCAAGTTTTCAGAATTTTCAAtgtgaaataaattatacacataaatattattaaaaaagaattaattaattattctggAAATCGAtgttttgtaaatttgttaCACATCTTGTATTTTagtctcccaaaaaaaaaaaaaaaaaaaaaatacagtgaatgagtgagtgagagagagagagagcacttGGCGTTCTCTTCTGAGGACGACTCAGATTGCCCAAAACTTGGCATCTTGAACGGTTTCAAATAAAAACTTCCAAAGAGGAAGAGATCGAATGCGACCTTCCATTTCCTTCCTTAGccttccccttcttcttctgctCCACCATTACCACCACTATATTCGCCGTCTCTCAAACCCGACCTCCACTTCCCTCCACCTTTCGTTCctcttctattttttcttcttcttcttctccctgTTCGCTTAGGTTGCCATTTTCATTGGTGGGATTTGCTTCAAAATcggtttttttttatctgggTTTTCGATTTTGCCATCTGGGTCCTTCCATGGCGGCCTCCTCACTTGCATCTCCTCTCTGCACGTGGCTCGTGGCAGCCTGCATGTCGGTCACGTGCGACAGAGACTATTCCTCGAGCTCGTCCTTGCTTCAGTCGTCCAAGAGATTGAGCAGGTGGGCTCGGAGGAGGAAGGTCTGGGCGAAATGTAGTAGTGAGAGTGCCGAATTCAATAGGGGCTTAATTTCGTCCTTCTGCGGATCCAGCATTCAGGGTCTGATGAGCTCGTGCCTCGCTTTCGAGCCCTGCAATGAGTACCATAGCTCCAAGGGGCTTTCTTCTTCGGGCTACAATGGCTTCCCCTCTCTGTTCGGATCCAAAAGTGCTTCTACCAACCGCAGGCAAAGGCGTATCAATCGAGCCTCTCTTTCGGGTATTTGTGTTTTTCAGATATTAATACTGTTAtacttaatttgagctcttaaaCCCAAGTTTGTTTGTGATTCTACTTTTTAGATGCATATTATACTCTTTTTTATTCCCCTTAATAACTTGGGTatctggtttttgtttttcagaaaATTTAGTACATATTTTAggctgtttatttattatttatcctcGGTTTTATCGACATTCTTATTTGGCCAACTTTCTTTGGACTCATTTCTATTGGAGCGCAATTGGTTACtagttttatttcattttattttattacttttattctcttttttatgTATTCTGAAACACGATTTTATTGTAACTTTAATTGAGTGTTACATTCATTATTGTTGGGGACCTGAGATCCAGTTATGTAAATTGAACTGTTTGACACATTAACACCCTGTTTTCCCATATATTTGGATACCGAGGTAATtggaatgaaaaataaatttctgtgTTCTGTTTGTTTTCTATTCTGCTAATAGAAACGAAAAAAATGTCTGGAAACCCATTAATGGTTACTGTGGCTTGCTTGCAATAGCGTATGGTAAATACTAGATACTAGTGGAAGTCACAGGCTTTACTTTCTGCAAGTTTTGCATCGTGGAtatgttttttttccattaCTAAGATTGTCCTGAAATTGATCAGCCATACAGGTCTGATCTTCTTTGAGGATGATGTCTCATGGGAAATCATGctgtttgtttttgcttttttaactGGTGGTGATGGGGAAGTTAACTTTCACGCAATGATTTTGCTAATAATAAAGTTTCACGCAATGTTAAAGAGgacaaaagttaaaaatatatgacCATTTTAcggtaaaaaaatattgaaaagcaAACACCTTGTTCTACGTCTGCCTTTTATCAACCTTGTCACCTAATCCAAGTCAATTTTCTTGTTTTCCCTCTGTGCTAACCATTGAAAGATGTCTTGGAGAGCGAAAACATATTGTACTAAGCCAGGATTTGTGTTATGAAGAAGCAAAATAATCGAGAGAACTAGTTAGTATTCTGTTACtttataattacattttttcttttatggtatAGTTGAACTTTACCCACTCAGTTATTAGGCTTTCACAATTTTGATACTCATCTTATGCATGAAAGAATATGGATGTGGTTTGTTGGCTTTGCTCTGTGGCAATGGTGTAGAAGGAAGCTTGCCCATTAATACAATTACATAACTAAATAACTATATTGTCCATGCTGACATGTCTgtctatttcctttttttctttctactttattGCTCTTCAAAATTTAGGggaaaccatggcaatagctgTGCGACCTGCTGAGGGGGTGAGTACGAAGAAGAAACCTATGACAAAGCAGAGGCGAGTTGTTGTGACTGGGATGGGTGTGGTGACCCCTTTAGGTCATGATCCAGATATCTTTTATGATAATTTGCTCGAGGGTGTTAGTGGCATAAGTCAGATAGAGACTTTTGATTGTGCCCAATTTCCAACTGTAAGTTGTCTTCTAGATCTGTTTTCAAGTGTTACTCCCTCTGCATGTTGTTcttagtgctttttttttatttctcagaGAATTGCAGGAGAGATCAAGTCATTCTCGACTGATGGATGGGTTGCACCAAAACTAGCCAAGAGGATGGATAAATTTATGCTTTACATGCTTATTGCTGGCAAAAAGGCCTTGGCTGATGGAGGAATTACAGAAGAAATAATGGATGAGTTTGATAAAGCTAAATGTGGAGTTTTGATTGGCTCAGCAATGGGTGGCATGAAGGTAACTAAGTGCTCTGTAGTTTACCAAAGTACACAAGGCAAATGAAAGAGGATGAAAATTTGACTTAATGAAAAGCTTGTACTAACTAGTAGTCAATCTCATGATACATAACAAATTCATTATGAAATCTGCAAAATTATATCACATCTGCTGCCTGTGGTTTCCAAGCGTAGGAAGATTTGCCTTCCCAAGCCCAAAATTATTTGCTTCAGTATTCTACTTGTCTTGACTGTTACAACTTTACTGACCTTAATCAAATGGTATCATCTAGTAAAATTATATGCAGAAAGTAAAATTTCAA
It encodes:
- the LOC107404982 gene encoding DEAD-box ATP-dependent RNA helicase 17, which encodes MAVKTRENPMDTGKDIITNKSKNEIFASCSFSSIGLHPTLCEQLRERLGFEVPTQVQAQAIPTILSGRHVLVNAATGTGKTVAYLAPVIHHLQNYNPRIQRSDGTFALVLVPTRELCMQVYEILQKILHRFHWIVPGYIMGGENRSKEKARLRKGISILVATPGRLLDHLKNTTSFLHTNLRWIIFDEADMILELGFGKEIEEILDILGSRQHDSTSMNNSASSVSEFPRQNLLLSATLNEKVNHLAKISLENPVMVGLEDKRMQPISSPEDLGSAGSDMHDMGQPLKITSPSAGDYILPAQLIQRYVKVPCNLRLAVLLSILKHLLEREASSKIVVFFSTCDAVDFHYSLLSKFQYSQPEAEVKQMFLKCKTFRLHGNMKQEDRRITFQAFKAEKFALLFSTDVAARGLDFPKVKCIIQYDSPGEATEYVHRVGRTARLGQKGVALLFLQPVEMDYLQHLEKHGVPLTDYPLLKVLDGFSSYVQKHHRKKFIFIESHPWVLSLQKALEAFILAESNMKELAKNAFCSWVRAYTAHRGELKTIFMVKKLHLGHVAKSFALKEQPSLVGKSFQKETKKRKRNEKQKGLSKKRKVISKT
- the LOC107404984 gene encoding uncharacterized protein LOC107404984 isoform X1: MGHEDEAAEIDSLEKGLLSDTGSRQDNGAEDESVLYTASFDAMEEKFVKYQTAQWVLYSLLLILAWGLGLFMLLYLPVRRYILRKDIKSRKLYLTPDSIVYKVTRPVPFPCFGVLKKEKHILLPSVADIVIEQALNVISGYLQSLFGVYSLRIENVGIRRPPSDDVQIQGIANPSAFRKAVLMRLSTLRNEAFSRQVSTTEDVPSLALHMSPSKSLRQDPLSRSGELFLLQKLEEVGNSVKRVQTLIEKQRPQTSELIE
- the LOC107404984 gene encoding uncharacterized protein LOC107404984 isoform X2 — translated: MGHEDEAAEIDSLEKGLLSDTGSRQDNGAEDESVLYTASFDAMEEKFVKYQTAQWVLYSLLLILAWGLGLFMLLYLPVRRYILRKDIKSRKLYLTPDSIVYKVTRPVPFPCFGVLKKEKHILLPSVADIVIEQGYLQSLFGVYSLRIENVGIRRPPSDDVQIQGIANPSAFRKAVLMRLSTLRNEAFSRQVSTTEDVPSLALHMSPSKSLRQDPLSRSGELFLLQKLEEVGNSVKRVQTLIEKQRPQTSELIE